Proteins encoded together in one uncultured Desulfosarcina sp. window:
- a CDS encoding ABC-ATPase domain-containing protein, with protein sequence MRTATLLKQKLMEIDGRDYGHYQSLSGCYDFNRFTLILQQIPQDPYAPPQAGIYRVQVRRDDPRIVNFSTDSRVRRIAFSDFLARAFFETSRKIAGKRRGTGHSGIITIDRPGQSILERNSVVITKERIEVRCFVGLPAMGRRIVSESAAYMLFDALPHIVEQSLLAENIDQRALQRHIEVAEDAEYLRSKLDSRGLVAFVADNSVLPRESGTSDRLMVATPVIPFSAPDSLVTKIDLPHAGSVTGMGIPKGVTLITGGGYHGKSTLLEALEVGIYNHIPGDGRERCVSNEQAVKIRAYSGRSVVKTDISSFINRLPFGKETASFCTANASGSTSQAASIVEAIESGAEVILMDEDTCATNFIVRDSKMQQLVAKEDEPITPFIDVVRQLYTEKNISTVLVLGGVGDYFDVADHVIQMAEYRPTDVTCRAREIAARFPVKRRMEAESHPITIRDRIPLAESFDPLNTYGKFRIFAREVDRLHFGRQVVDLTDLEQLVELSQTRAIGYALEYAKKYMDEKTPLQDIIQRVIKDIDEKGIDVISSRICGHFAQFRGLELAFALNRFRSLSVL encoded by the coding sequence ATGCGAACCGCAACCCTTCTCAAACAGAAATTGATGGAAATCGATGGCCGGGATTACGGTCATTACCAGTCTCTTTCCGGTTGCTATGACTTCAACCGGTTCACCTTGATCCTGCAGCAAATTCCCCAGGACCCTTACGCACCTCCGCAAGCCGGTATCTACCGCGTCCAGGTCCGGCGCGACGATCCTCGCATCGTCAACTTCTCTACAGATTCCAGGGTAAGAAGGATCGCTTTCTCCGATTTTCTGGCCAGGGCCTTTTTTGAAACAAGCCGTAAAATTGCAGGGAAACGTCGCGGCACGGGGCACAGCGGGATCATTACAATCGATCGACCCGGCCAATCGATTCTTGAGAGAAACAGCGTGGTGATTACAAAAGAGCGGATCGAAGTGCGCTGTTTTGTGGGGCTTCCCGCTATGGGGAGGAGAATTGTTTCCGAAAGCGCCGCTTACATGCTTTTCGACGCACTTCCGCATATCGTAGAACAATCCCTGTTGGCCGAGAATATCGATCAACGGGCGCTGCAGCGACACATCGAGGTCGCTGAAGATGCCGAATACCTGCGAAGCAAACTCGACTCCCGGGGACTGGTCGCATTCGTTGCCGACAATTCTGTCCTTCCCCGCGAAAGCGGTACGAGCGACCGGCTCATGGTCGCAACGCCGGTGATCCCATTTTCCGCGCCGGACAGCCTTGTCACCAAGATCGATCTGCCCCATGCCGGAAGCGTTACCGGAATGGGGATACCCAAAGGTGTCACGCTGATCACCGGCGGTGGCTACCATGGTAAATCCACCCTGCTCGAGGCGCTGGAAGTCGGTATTTACAATCACATTCCCGGTGACGGTCGGGAACGATGCGTCTCCAATGAACAGGCCGTAAAAATAAGGGCCTACAGCGGCCGATCGGTGGTGAAAACCGACATTTCTTCTTTTATCAACCGACTTCCCTTCGGAAAAGAAACAGCATCTTTTTGTACCGCAAATGCCAGTGGCAGTACGTCCCAGGCAGCTTCGATTGTGGAGGCGATCGAATCGGGGGCTGAAGTAATATTAATGGACGAGGATACCTGTGCTACCAATTTTATTGTCCGCGACAGCAAAATGCAGCAACTGGTGGCCAAAGAAGATGAGCCGATCACGCCTTTTATCGACGTGGTTCGTCAGCTGTACACGGAAAAAAACATTTCCACGGTTCTGGTATTGGGAGGTGTGGGGGATTATTTTGACGTGGCCGATCATGTCATTCAGATGGCCGAATATCGGCCCACGGATGTGACTTGCAGGGCCCGAGAAATTGCGGCGCGGTTTCCGGTAAAACGCCGCATGGAAGCCGAATCCCATCCCATTACGATTCGAGATCGGATTCCCCTTGCCGAGAGTTTCGACCCGCTCAATACCTACGGCAAATTCAGGATTTTTGCCAGGGAAGTGGACCGGCTTCATTTTGGCCGGCAGGTTGTCGACCTCACGGACCTCGAGCAACTGGTGGAACTCTCCCAGACCCGGGCCATCGGGTACGCGCTGGAATACGCCAAAAAATATATGGACGAAAAAACGCCCTTGCAGGACATCATTCAACGCGTCATCAAGGATATCGACGAAAAAGGCATCGATGTGATCAGCAGCCGAATCTGCGGGCATTTTGCGCAATTCAGAGGGCTGGAACTGGCGTTTGCCCTGAACCGCTTCCGGAGCCTGTCGGTGCTTTGA
- a CDS encoding AAA family ATPase: MYESFYGLEKKPFQITTDPSFLWMGKKHREALSTLKYGVMDNKGFLLLTGDVGTGKTTLINRLVEDIQDRTYTAKIPDPGLSKYDFFRMVSRYFGLPVEVRTKSDFLDPFSRFLNDAHKEKKSVLLLIDEAQRLKHDLMEEIRLLSNLERQDAKLLNIFFVGQNEFNGILMLPENRALMRRITITYNIDPLDSAETCEYIRHRLKTAGAGYEIFSSAAMEEVYAFSNGFPRQINIICDLAMFFASQVSQRTISRKIVSQCRERISFPVNEPTAETKDNIRAPAPTTPYQPIKKRRWTDFRSAWAMKSAAVLFSLALLVIFTPQQYKNGVGQWIRNTYAVYFSPADRLMGDDAPPTAGEVSPPVAEADQDHLSPSEESQPISPVDLPLRKIKPPPDIRFPEPGKQKSSVSGRTPVPSKPSAPVAESTESDPAPPADAIDWLLEKRRQESAQ; encoded by the coding sequence ATGTACGAATCCTTTTACGGTCTTGAGAAAAAACCCTTCCAGATCACCACGGACCCCAGTTTCCTGTGGATGGGCAAGAAGCATCGCGAAGCGCTTTCCACGCTCAAGTACGGGGTGATGGACAACAAAGGCTTTCTGCTGTTGACCGGGGACGTGGGAACCGGCAAGACGACGCTGATCAACCGCTTGGTCGAGGATATCCAGGACCGAACCTATACGGCCAAAATCCCCGATCCCGGCCTCAGCAAATATGATTTTTTTCGCATGGTTTCGCGATATTTCGGACTTCCCGTCGAAGTTCGAACCAAAAGCGATTTTCTCGATCCGTTCAGCCGTTTTCTCAACGATGCCCACAAGGAGAAAAAGTCGGTTCTTCTGCTCATCGACGAAGCCCAGCGCCTCAAGCATGATCTCATGGAGGAGATTCGCCTGCTTTCCAATCTTGAGCGTCAGGATGCCAAGCTGCTCAATATTTTTTTTGTGGGCCAGAACGAATTCAACGGGATTTTGATGCTGCCCGAAAACCGCGCCCTGATGCGGCGGATTACCATTACTTACAATATTGACCCGCTGGATTCCGCCGAAACCTGCGAATACATCCGTCATCGCCTGAAAACCGCCGGGGCAGGCTATGAGATTTTCTCCAGCGCGGCCATGGAAGAGGTGTATGCGTTTTCCAATGGGTTTCCGCGCCAGATCAACATCATCTGTGATCTGGCCATGTTTTTCGCCTCCCAGGTTTCCCAGCGGACCATCAGCCGCAAAATCGTCAGCCAATGCCGGGAGCGGATCTCGTTTCCTGTAAACGAACCCACGGCGGAGACGAAAGACAACATCCGGGCGCCGGCACCCACAACCCCGTACCAGCCCATCAAAAAGCGGCGCTGGACCGATTTTCGTTCTGCTTGGGCGATGAAGTCGGCTGCCGTCCTGTTTTCTCTGGCTCTTTTGGTGATATTCACACCGCAGCAGTATAAAAACGGCGTCGGGCAATGGATTCGCAATACCTATGCGGTCTATTTTTCGCCCGCGGATCGATTAATGGGCGACGACGCTCCGCCGACGGCAGGGGAAGTCTCTCCGCCTGTCGCCGAAGCGGATCAGGACCATCTTTCACCTTCCGAGGAATCTCAGCCGATTTCGCCGGTCGATCTGCCGTTGCGTAAGATCAAGCCGCCTCCCGATATCCGTTTCCCGGAGCCCGGCAAACAGAAATCCTCCGTTTCCGGGAGAACTCCGGTTCCCTCCAAGCCGTCCGCCCCAGTGGCGGAGTCAACAGAATCGGATCCGGCCCCCCCGGCCGATGCCATCGATTGGCTGCTGGAAAAGCGACGGCAGGAAAGCGCGCAGTAA
- a CDS encoding TAXI family TRAP transporter solute-binding subunit, whose translation MTRRAVVIAWMMAMLLSGLLSPATARTEQRFLGIITGEMKSTTHQMGMDLKALLLRHNIHLAVFNSGGSVENIYAVYQRPGNHLGLVQSDVLSFVAKVRSDRQLKLIADKIKWVYALYDQEVHVLAGSHIRSFDELAGRRVAVGTLQSGAYLTSRLLFEISGVSPGELLDVDSGRALEELKAGRIDAAVIVDGSPTERLALDVSIQDGLHLLPIVHEGIRTLYPEAVIPAGTYPWQPTDVSTVTVKAVLVAYDFRNHHCRTIGAAAALIRDNLEWLRFNGHPKWKSVDLNGEVKGWERYKCLNHAGSAVGIVPNEPDRDPEPNPVASAIEAVFRP comes from the coding sequence ATGACCAGGCGTGCTGTTGTAATCGCATGGATGATGGCGATGTTGTTAAGCGGGCTCCTGTCCCCTGCCACAGCCCGGACGGAACAGCGCTTTTTGGGTATCATCACCGGTGAAATGAAGTCGACGACCCATCAGATGGGGATGGATTTAAAGGCGTTGCTTCTGCGTCACAACATCCATCTGGCCGTTTTCAACTCCGGCGGTTCCGTGGAAAACATCTACGCCGTCTACCAGCGTCCCGGCAATCATTTGGGCCTGGTTCAATCCGATGTGCTGTCCTTCGTTGCCAAAGTTAGAAGCGACCGGCAACTCAAGTTGATTGCCGATAAAATCAAATGGGTTTACGCCTTGTACGATCAGGAAGTTCATGTTCTGGCAGGATCGCATATCCGCAGCTTCGACGAACTTGCCGGTCGTCGGGTGGCGGTCGGTACGCTGCAGAGCGGCGCCTACCTGACCAGCCGTCTGCTTTTCGAGATTTCGGGCGTTTCACCTGGCGAATTGCTGGATGTGGACAGCGGCCGGGCCCTGGAAGAACTCAAGGCCGGCCGCATCGATGCTGCCGTCATTGTGGACGGGAGCCCCACAGAGCGCCTGGCTCTGGACGTATCGATTCAGGATGGGTTGCATCTGCTGCCGATTGTCCATGAAGGCATCCGGACGCTTTATCCGGAAGCCGTCATTCCTGCCGGTACCTATCCCTGGCAGCCCACCGACGTTTCCACGGTGACGGTTAAGGCCGTGCTGGTGGCCTACGATTTTCGCAACCATCACTGCCGAACCATCGGTGCCGCCGCCGCACTGATCCGGGACAATCTGGAATGGCTGCGGTTCAACGGCCATCCCAAATGGAAGTCGGTCGATTTGAACGGTGAGGTCAAGGGATGGGAGCGCTATAAATGCCTGAACCATGCCGGTTCGGCCGTCGGGATTGTCCCGAACGAGCCGGATCGAGATCCCGAGCCGAACCCCGTGGCAAGCGCCATCGAAGCGGTTTTCAGGCCCTGA
- a CDS encoding FeoB-associated Cys-rich membrane protein has translation MQTVIVVLSVVAAAVYLGRVFYKSIKQTDGCSCGCAGCGISDACSHPESGRSGDGSMDSMRR, from the coding sequence ATGCAGACCGTTATCGTGGTTCTCAGTGTCGTCGCCGCAGCCGTTTATTTAGGCCGGGTGTTTTATAAAAGCATCAAACAGACGGATGGTTGTTCCTGCGGCTGTGCCGGCTGCGGCATTTCCGACGCCTGCAGCCATCCGGAATCCGGTCGCAGCGGCGATGGCAGCATGGATTCGATGCGCCGTTGA
- the feoB gene encoding ferrous iron transport protein B has translation MSYCVALGGNPNAGKTTLFNALTGSRQHVGNYPGVTVDRKQGRYVQNGQEIDIVDLPGTYSLTAYSVEEVVARDFLVNECPRVTINIVDASNLERNLYLTIQFLELGIPTCVALNMIDVARNRGLEIDDRKLAHLLGVPVVPIVARSGFGKKALMEAVETVAQAPALQPLRVSYGPDLETAIQDMEKIVTDSDFLTQWYPSRWIAIKYLENDEQILSKGREADPRVADRLESITRNVAQHMEETLGTYPEAMIADHRYGFISSMLKQGVVREVRSQDRMFMSDRIDRVLVNRFAGPIIMLAILAGLYHFVFTYSEVPVAWFEGFFEWLGDGASAVLPDGLLRSMVVSGVIDGVGGVLGFVPLILFMFFGIAVLEDSGYLARVAFMLDRVFQVFGLHGSSVMAYIVSGGIAGGCAVPGVMATRTLRSPKERIATLLTAPFMNCGAKLPVFALLIAAFFPGNRTGMMFLLTLISWGGALLAAKLLRMTVVKGASTPFVMELPPYRLPTFRGLMIHTWERTWQYIKKAGTVILGISVLLWAAMTFPRLPDSQVADFDARRSEIFSSVGSEVMVELQSPPGGQQLSAAAANVKSELQTLDNRQAGAALRHSLAGRIGTAMESVTHWAGFDWRTNIALLGGIAAKEVIVSSLGTAYSLGEVDAEDAGSLSAKLAAEPGWRPLTAWSVIIFVMFYAPCFVTVVCIARESSWKWGAFSIVFNTALAFCLAVMVYQAGTLLGY, from the coding sequence ATGAGTTATTGCGTCGCACTGGGTGGGAATCCCAATGCCGGGAAAACCACCCTTTTTAATGCCCTTACCGGATCCAGGCAGCACGTGGGCAATTACCCCGGCGTGACCGTGGACCGCAAACAGGGGCGCTACGTCCAAAACGGCCAGGAAATCGACATCGTGGACCTTCCGGGAACCTATTCCCTGACGGCCTACAGCGTGGAAGAGGTCGTGGCCAGGGATTTTCTGGTCAACGAATGCCCCCGGGTGACCATCAACATCGTCGATGCCTCCAATCTGGAGCGCAATCTTTACCTGACGATCCAGTTCCTGGAATTGGGAATTCCGACCTGCGTGGCGCTGAACATGATCGATGTGGCCCGCAACCGAGGCCTCGAGATTGACGACAGGAAACTGGCCCATCTGCTCGGTGTGCCGGTGGTCCCCATCGTGGCCCGGTCCGGATTCGGCAAAAAGGCCCTGATGGAGGCGGTGGAGACGGTCGCCCAGGCACCCGCTCTCCAACCGCTTCGCGTTTCCTACGGACCGGACCTGGAAACCGCCATCCAGGATATGGAGAAGATCGTCACTGACAGCGATTTTCTCACCCAATGGTATCCCTCCCGCTGGATCGCGATCAAATACCTGGAAAACGATGAACAGATATTATCCAAGGGCCGGGAGGCCGATCCACGGGTTGCCGACCGGTTGGAAAGCATTACCCGTAATGTAGCGCAGCACATGGAAGAGACCCTGGGAACCTACCCGGAGGCCATGATTGCCGACCACCGCTACGGTTTTATCAGCTCCATGCTCAAGCAGGGGGTGGTCCGCGAAGTTCGCAGCCAGGACCGGATGTTCATGTCCGACCGCATCGACCGGGTGCTGGTCAACCGTTTCGCCGGCCCCATTATCATGCTGGCGATCCTGGCCGGGCTTTATCATTTTGTGTTCACCTACAGCGAAGTACCCGTCGCCTGGTTCGAAGGCTTTTTTGAATGGCTCGGGGACGGCGCTTCAGCCGTTTTACCCGACGGACTGCTGCGATCGATGGTCGTTTCCGGCGTGATCGACGGCGTGGGCGGCGTACTCGGTTTTGTGCCGCTGATTCTGTTCATGTTTTTCGGTATCGCCGTATTGGAGGATTCGGGCTATCTGGCCCGGGTGGCGTTCATGCTGGACCGGGTGTTTCAGGTGTTCGGACTGCACGGCAGTTCGGTGATGGCCTATATCGTCTCCGGTGGCATCGCCGGAGGATGCGCGGTGCCGGGGGTTATGGCCACCCGCACGCTGCGCTCGCCCAAAGAGCGCATCGCCACGCTGTTGACGGCGCCTTTCATGAACTGCGGGGCCAAGCTGCCCGTTTTCGCCCTGCTCATCGCCGCCTTTTTCCCCGGCAATCGAACCGGAATGATGTTTCTGTTGACCCTGATCTCCTGGGGGGGCGCCCTGCTGGCGGCCAAGCTGCTGCGCATGACCGTGGTCAAGGGAGCATCAACGCCTTTTGTGATGGAACTGCCGCCCTATCGGCTGCCAACCTTTCGGGGCCTGATGATTCATACCTGGGAGCGCACCTGGCAATATATAAAAAAGGCCGGAACCGTAATTTTGGGAATATCCGTTTTGCTCTGGGCGGCGATGACATTTCCCCGGCTGCCGGATTCACAGGTGGCTGATTTCGATGCCCGTCGCAGCGAAATTTTTTCATCGGTTGGGTCGGAAGTGATGGTCGAGCTGCAATCGCCGCCGGGCGGACAGCAGCTTTCCGCAGCCGCTGCAAACGTGAAAAGCGAGTTGCAAACCCTGGACAACCGGCAGGCCGGTGCCGCCCTGCGTCATTCCCTGGCCGGCCGGATCGGTACTGCAATGGAATCCGTCACCCACTGGGCCGGGTTCGATTGGCGAACCAATATCGCCCTGCTGGGTGGAATTGCCGCCAAGGAGGTGATCGTCTCCTCATTGGGCACCGCCTACTCCCTGGGCGAGGTGGATGCCGAAGATGCCGGCTCCCTTTCCGCCAAACTTGCCGCGGAACCGGGATGGCGGCCCCTGACCGCCTGGAGCGTCATCATTTTTGTCATGTTTTACGCCCCCTGTTTTGTCACGGTCGTGTGCATCGCCAGGGAATCGTCCTGGAAATGGGGCGCGTTTTCCATTGTCTTCAACACGGCGCTGGCCTTTTGCCTGGCGGTGATGGTGTATCAGGCCGGTACGCTATTGGGGTATTAG
- a CDS encoding FeoA family protein translates to MRNMQVDQTGTIASVKVGGELGRRIRDMGLVPGAQIKIQGRAPLYDPVALRVKGFTLTLRNNEADHIEVEVLE, encoded by the coding sequence ATGCGCAACATGCAGGTCGACCAGACGGGCACCATTGCCAGCGTCAAGGTCGGCGGCGAATTGGGACGGAGAATCCGGGACATGGGGCTGGTCCCCGGAGCCCAGATTAAAATTCAGGGGCGGGCGCCGCTGTACGATCCGGTGGCCTTGAGGGTGAAAGGATTTACCCTGACGCTGCGCAACAACGAAGCCGATCACATCGAAGTCGAGGTGCTTGAATAA
- a CDS encoding SO_0444 family Cu/Zn efflux transporter has product MNLLIDILLESWRLLLESSVFILFGLIVSGLLRVFLDPGTVSRHLGQGRFKSVFKASILGIPIPLCSCGVLPAAATLRKQGANKGAVTSFLISTPESGVDSIAITYALMDPIMTVVRPVAAFLTAFAAGISENLLGKPQENRPVVPDLTCPVDGCCDGRNCSPEAHRRHHTMTEKIRAGLRFALTDVWGDLAVWFLFGLLLSGVITQIIPESVFSRYMGGGIGAMLIMLGVGIPIYICATASTPIAASLILQGVSPGAALVFLMTGPATNITSLTVLIRILGKRATAIYLFSIAVCAVGLGLLVDWFYRSLGISAQAVVGQAAKSIPLGLELAAAILILVLSVKPVGRFFQRRFAGPKTTGLHDGHVHASTEKPEHCTDGNCGCSH; this is encoded by the coding sequence ATGAACTTGTTGATCGATATTTTACTCGAATCCTGGCGTCTGCTTCTCGAATCGTCGGTTTTTATTCTCTTTGGCCTGATCGTCAGCGGCCTTTTGAGGGTGTTTCTCGATCCCGGAACGGTCAGCCGGCATTTGGGGCAGGGGCGCTTCAAGTCGGTTTTCAAGGCTTCGATCCTGGGGATTCCGATTCCGCTTTGCAGTTGCGGGGTGCTGCCGGCGGCCGCTACTTTAAGGAAGCAGGGGGCCAATAAAGGCGCCGTGACCTCGTTTCTCATTTCCACACCGGAGTCGGGCGTGGATTCCATTGCCATCACCTATGCCCTGATGGACCCGATTATGACCGTCGTGCGACCCGTGGCCGCGTTTCTGACCGCTTTCGCTGCCGGCATTTCCGAGAATTTGCTGGGAAAGCCCCAGGAGAACCGACCGGTCGTGCCCGACCTCACCTGTCCGGTGGATGGATGCTGCGACGGCCGGAACTGCTCACCGGAGGCTCACCGCCGCCACCACACCATGACAGAGAAGATCCGTGCCGGTTTGCGGTTTGCCCTTACCGATGTCTGGGGGGATCTGGCCGTATGGTTTCTGTTCGGGCTGCTGCTGTCCGGCGTCATTACCCAGATCATCCCCGAATCGGTTTTCAGCCGGTACATGGGGGGCGGTATCGGCGCCATGCTGATCATGCTGGGGGTTGGAATCCCCATTTATATTTGCGCCACGGCCTCCACCCCGATCGCCGCCTCCCTGATTCTGCAAGGGGTCAGCCCCGGCGCGGCTCTGGTTTTTCTCATGACCGGCCCCGCCACCAACATCACTTCCCTGACGGTGCTGATCCGGATTCTGGGAAAGCGGGCCACGGCAATCTACCTTTTTTCCATTGCCGTTTGCGCCGTGGGGCTTGGCCTGCTGGTCGACTGGTTTTATCGGTCCCTGGGGATTTCGGCCCAGGCAGTGGTCGGGCAGGCCGCAAAATCGATTCCCTTGGGCCTTGAACTGGCCGCCGCGATCCTTATTTTAGTGCTTTCGGTAAAACCGGTGGGACGGTTTTTCCAACGCCGCTTCGCCGGGCCAAAAACGACCGGCCTGCACGATGGCCACGTGCACGCGAGTACGGAGAAGCCGGAACACTGCACTGATGGCAATTGCGGATGCAGTCACTGA
- a CDS encoding metalloregulator ArsR/SmtB family transcription factor codes for MVRTCTVSPGSPETCDIRVIHLERVARARTEAIAEKDVDRLAQTYKIMGDPTRLKIILALRGGEMCVCDIAAFIGLSESAVSHQLRRLRDLCLVRSRREGQVLYYSLDDDHVVDLITTGLRHINEE; via the coding sequence ATGGTCAGAACATGCACGGTTTCGCCGGGTTCCCCGGAGACCTGCGACATACGCGTAATCCATCTGGAACGGGTGGCCCGGGCCCGGACCGAAGCCATCGCCGAGAAGGATGTGGACCGACTGGCGCAGACGTACAAAATCATGGGCGACCCGACGCGCCTGAAAATCATTTTAGCCTTGCGGGGCGGAGAGATGTGCGTTTGCGACATTGCCGCTTTCATCGGGTTGAGCGAGTCGGCCGTATCGCACCAGCTTCGCCGGTTGCGCGACCTGTGTCTGGTGCGTTCCCGGCGCGAAGGGCAGGTTTTGTACTACTCGCTGGACGATGACCATGTCGTGGACCTGATCACCACGGGTTTGCGTCATATAAATGAAGAATGA